The proteins below are encoded in one region of Gloeocapsa sp. PCC 73106:
- the rsgA gene encoding small ribosomal subunit biogenesis GTPase RsgA, whose protein sequence is MREEKSENRLLGTVMAVQANYYFVCTDDKELLCTCRGRLKKIGQKAMVGDKVKVIEPAVRDGRGSIVEILPRHNLLSRPAIANVDHLLLLFALKDPPLEAWQLSRFLVKAESTQIKLSLCLNKADLVTDTERQDWHSRVQTWGYEPIIVSVTSQLGMSQLQARLDGKITILAGPSGVGKSTLTNALIPEVNQRVNTVSGKLHLGRHTTRHVELFSLPGSGFIADSPGFNQPDLQSEPRELALYFPEIIKLLSEKNCQFNDCLHRDEPNCAVRGDWERYPHYLKFLEELTELSSQQQQKPDLESQVKLKIGSAGEHYYEPKLESKKYRRLSRREKHQTLQEQVRYQTVEELAAEFEEEE, encoded by the coding sequence ATGAGGGAGGAAAAGTCAGAAAATCGACTCCTAGGCACAGTAATGGCAGTGCAGGCAAATTATTATTTCGTCTGTACTGACGACAAGGAGTTACTCTGTACCTGTCGTGGTCGTCTGAAAAAAATTGGACAAAAAGCGATGGTAGGGGATAAGGTTAAGGTAATTGAACCCGCGGTAAGGGATGGAAGAGGTTCTATAGTAGAGATTTTACCGCGTCATAATCTTTTATCGCGTCCTGCGATCGCCAACGTCGACCATCTTTTACTACTGTTTGCTCTCAAAGATCCCCCCTTGGAAGCTTGGCAATTAAGTCGTTTTCTGGTAAAAGCAGAATCAACTCAAATCAAATTAAGTCTATGTTTGAATAAAGCCGATCTAGTCACAGACACTGAAAGACAAGATTGGCACTCGAGAGTTCAAACTTGGGGTTATGAGCCGATTATTGTCAGCGTTACCAGCCAGTTGGGGATGAGTCAACTTCAAGCCAGATTAGATGGGAAAATAACCATTCTAGCGGGCCCTTCTGGGGTGGGCAAGTCGACTTTGACCAATGCTTTAATTCCTGAGGTTAATCAGCGCGTTAACACCGTCTCGGGCAAACTTCACCTAGGTCGTCACACTACCCGTCATGTAGAATTATTTTCTTTACCCGGGAGTGGTTTTATCGCCGATAGTCCAGGTTTTAATCAACCCGATTTGCAATCTGAACCTAGGGAATTAGCTCTGTATTTTCCAGAAATTATCAAATTGCTCTCGGAAAAAAACTGTCAATTTAACGATTGTCTACACCGCGATGAACCTAATTGCGCTGTAAGAGGTGATTGGGAACGCTATCCACATTATCTCAAGTTTCTGGAAGAACTGACTGAGTTAAGCTCTCAGCAACAGCAAAAACCGGATTTAGAATCCCAAGTAAAGCTAAAAATTGGCAGCGCGGGAGAGCATTATTATGAACCTAAACTAGAAAGCAAAAAATATCGTCGTCTTTCCCGTCGCGAAAAACATCAAACCTTACAGGAACAAGTACGCTATCAAACCGTGGAAGAGTTAGCGGCGGAATTTGAGGAAGAAGAATAA
- a CDS encoding sulfurtransferase TusA family protein, with translation MKISLDLRGTPCPINFVRTKIQLEKMSPGELLEVWLDPGEPIEQVPDSLTMEGHQVEKIENQGQFFALFVRKNPQQ, from the coding sequence ATGAAGATATCTTTAGATTTGCGTGGCACACCTTGTCCGATTAATTTTGTGCGTACTAAAATCCAACTGGAAAAAATGTCTCCGGGAGAGTTATTAGAGGTTTGGCTAGACCCAGGAGAACCTATAGAACAGGTGCCCGATAGTCTAACGATGGAAGGACATCAGGTGGAGAAAATCGAAAACCAAGGCCAGTTTTTTGCTCTTTTTGTCCGCAAAAATCCTCAGCAATGA
- the dnaJ gene encoding molecular chaperone DnaJ, translating to MPGDYYQILGVSKDASKEEIKKAYRRLARQYHPDVNKEAGAEERFKQINRAYEILSEPDTRDKYDRFGEAGVTGAGGSGYEYTDFTGFADIFESIFSGFGGTSQQRSTKRGPVRGDDLRLDFRLEFKEAIFGGEKEIKIPHLENCQVCNGSGAKAGTGVKTCSVCNGTGQVRRATRTPFGTFAQVSTCPNCNGEGQVIEQKCEACGGAGRLQVTKKLKINIPPGVDNGTRLRVSGEGDAGARGGPSGDLYVFVSVEPDKEFRREGINILSEITVSYLQAILGCRLNVKTVDGTEEINIPSGTQPNTVLTLEDHGVPKLGNEVSRGDHLLTIKVEIPSKLSNEEKELLQKLATLKGESTGKGGFFGGIFHK from the coding sequence ATGCCAGGAGACTATTATCAAATCCTAGGTGTTTCCAAAGACGCCAGCAAAGAAGAAATTAAAAAAGCCTATCGTCGCCTAGCTCGACAGTATCATCCTGATGTTAATAAAGAAGCAGGGGCCGAAGAACGTTTTAAACAAATTAATCGCGCCTACGAGATTCTCTCAGAACCGGACACCAGAGATAAATATGATCGCTTTGGAGAAGCAGGAGTAACCGGGGCTGGAGGGTCAGGATACGAGTATACAGACTTTACCGGATTTGCCGATATTTTTGAAAGTATTTTTTCAGGCTTCGGAGGTACTAGTCAACAACGTAGTACTAAACGAGGGCCAGTACGCGGCGACGATCTTAGACTAGATTTCAGACTAGAATTTAAAGAGGCTATCTTTGGTGGGGAGAAAGAAATTAAGATTCCTCATCTGGAAAATTGCCAAGTTTGTAACGGCAGCGGGGCTAAAGCGGGAACAGGGGTTAAAACTTGTTCAGTTTGTAACGGAACGGGTCAAGTACGCCGCGCTACACGCACACCTTTTGGCACTTTCGCTCAAGTTTCTACCTGTCCTAACTGTAATGGAGAAGGACAAGTTATAGAACAAAAGTGTGAAGCTTGCGGTGGTGCAGGTCGCTTACAGGTAACCAAAAAGCTAAAAATTAATATCCCCCCCGGAGTAGATAACGGTACTCGTTTACGAGTTTCTGGGGAAGGAGACGCCGGAGCTAGAGGTGGTCCTTCTGGAGACCTATACGTGTTTGTCTCCGTTGAACCAGATAAAGAATTCCGTCGAGAAGGGATTAATATTCTCTCAGAAATTACTGTTAGCTATCTACAGGCGATTCTGGGTTGTCGTTTAAACGTAAAAACGGTGGACGGAACTGAGGAAATTAACATACCTTCAGGAACTCAACCAAATACGGTTTTAACCCTGGAAGATCATGGCGTGCCCAAACTGGGAAATGAAGTAAGCAGAGGTGATCATCTACTGACAATCAAAGTAGAAATACCTAGTAAGCTCAGCAACGAAGAAAAGGAACTGTTGCAAAAACTAGCGACCCTCAAGGGAGAAAGCACAGGAAAAGGAGGATTTTTTGGAGGTATATTCCATAAATGA